In Cytobacillus oceanisediminis, the following proteins share a genomic window:
- a CDS encoding ABC transporter permease: MKKGILKQIKSSWVLYLMLFPALLYFSIFHVVPLIGMKLAFQDYRIIGDNVWVGWKHFKVLFSSPAFLDVLKNTIIISVMKIVFFFPIPIILSLLINEVRVGKFRKYVQSIVYLPHFLSWVVIAGIWIALLNPEDGGVNVIRSFFNMPSLDFMTSKDHIRWVLVFQEIWRSAGWDSIIYLAAILKISPSLYEAAKIDGASKIQQMRYITLPSLTSTIMTVFILNLGFFMNAGFDQVFNMMNTSVISVIDILDTYVYRIGLLNGQYAYATAASLFKGVIGVILILSTHFISKRFTGKGVW; this comes from the coding sequence ATGAAAAAGGGCATACTGAAGCAAATTAAATCAAGCTGGGTCCTCTATCTTATGCTTTTTCCAGCCCTCCTTTATTTTTCGATCTTCCACGTCGTTCCATTAATCGGAATGAAGCTGGCATTTCAGGATTACCGGATTATCGGTGATAATGTTTGGGTCGGATGGAAGCATTTTAAGGTTCTATTTAGCTCCCCAGCCTTTCTGGATGTTTTAAAAAATACCATAATTATTAGTGTGATGAAGATTGTATTCTTCTTTCCAATTCCGATTATTTTATCATTATTGATCAATGAAGTAAGAGTCGGGAAGTTTAGAAAATATGTACAGTCAATTGTTTACCTTCCTCACTTTTTATCATGGGTCGTTATTGCGGGAATCTGGATCGCATTGCTGAATCCGGAAGATGGCGGAGTCAACGTGATTCGCAGCTTTTTCAATATGCCTTCACTTGATTTCATGACAAGTAAGGACCATATCCGCTGGGTATTGGTGTTCCAGGAAATATGGCGCAGTGCGGGATGGGATTCCATTATTTACTTGGCAGCCATTCTAAAAATAAGTCCTTCTCTCTATGAAGCAGCCAAAATTGACGGGGCATCTAAAATACAGCAAATGAGATACATCACGCTGCCGTCTTTAACTTCAACAATCATGACAGTCTTTATTCTAAATCTGGGATTCTTCATGAATGCCGGTTTTGACCAGGTCTTTAATATGATGAACACTTCTGTCATCAGCGTAATCGACATTTTAGACACTTATGTATATCGAATCGGTCTCTTAAACGGCCAATATGCTTATGCAACGGCAGCGAGCCTTTTCAAAGGTGTAATTGGGGTTATCTTAATTTTGAGTACACACTTTATCTCAAAACGATTTACAGGTAAAGGTGTTTGGTAG